One segment of Antennarius striatus isolate MH-2024 chromosome 5, ASM4005453v1, whole genome shotgun sequence DNA contains the following:
- the LOC137595301 gene encoding potassium voltage-gated channel subfamily A member 3-like — translation MDESTYSVNHSPSSTRHRGSNSTDIRGYVDAETGVMTVENMLEESAVLSAPHLSVDRYERSRQGCCERVVINISGLRFETQLKTFNQFPDTLLGDPRKRMRFFDPLRNEYFFDRNRPSFDAILYYYQSGGRIRRPVNVPIDIFSEEIRFYQLGEEAMEKFRDDEGFIKEEERVLPKCDFQKQVWLLFEYPESSGPARGIAIVSVLVILISIVIFCMETLPEFRDERDQATVAPTLVNGTAPHAQSPFTDPFFVIETLCIIWFSFELLVRFFACPSKASFSKNIMNIIDIVAIIPYFITLGTELAEKETNSGQQAMSLAILRVIRLVRVFRIFKLSRHSKGLQILGQTLKASMRELGLLIFFLFIGVILFSSAVYFAEADDPSSSFTSIPDAFWWAVVTMTTVGYGDMHPVTIGGKIVGSLCAIAGVLTIALPVPVIVSNFNYFYHRETDGEEQPHYMNVGSCEHLPSEELMRSCSSSSLSKSEYMVTEEGITSAFKPPNFTTENNQNCVNIKKIFTDV, via the coding sequence ATGGATGAGTCCACATACAGTGTGAACCACTCGCCCTCGTCCACCAGACACAGGGGCAGCAACTCCACAGACATCCGGGGGTATGTGGACGCAGAGACGGGCGTCATGACGGTGGAAAACATGCTGGAGGAGTCCGCCGTGCTGTCGGCGCCTCACCTGTCGGTGGATCGATACGAGCGCAGCCGCCAAGGATGCTGCGAGAGGGTGGTGATCAACATTTCGGGTTTGCGCTTTGAAACGCAACTAAAAACTTTCAACCAGTTCCCAGACACGCTGCTGGGGGACCCCAGGAAAAGGATGCGCTTCTTTGACCCGCTGAGGAACGAGTACTTCTTTGACAGGAACAGACCCAGCTTCGATGCCATCCTTTACTACTACCAATCAGGGGGACGAATACGGAGACCTGTTAATGTTCCCATTGATATTTTCTCAGAGGAGATCAGGTTTTACCAACTCGGCGAAGAGGCGATGGAGAAATTCCGTGACGATGAAGGTTTTATCAAAGAAGAGGAGCGCGTATTACccaaatgtgatttccaaaagcAGGTTTGGCTTTTGTTTGAGTATCCTGAAAGCTCCGGGCCAGCAAGGGGGATAGCCATCGTTTCGGTGCTTGTCATATTGATTTCAATCGTTATTTTCTGTATGGAGACCCTCCCGGAATTCCGGGATGAGAGAGACCAAGCCACGGTGGCGCCCACTCTTGTCAATGGCACTGCGCCCCATGCGCAAAGCCCATTCACTGACCCGTTCTTCGTGATAGAGACTCTGTGTATCATATGGTTCTCATTCGAGTTGCTGGTGAGGTTTTTCGCCTGCCCCAGCAAAGCCTCCTTCTCCAAAAACATCATGAACATCATCGACATCGTCGCCATCATCCCTTACTTCATCACTTTAGGGACCGAGCTGGCGGAGAAGGAGACCAACAGCGGCCAACAGGCGATGTCTCTCGCCATCCTGAGGGTGATTAGACTGGTTAGAGTGTTTCGCATTTTTAAACTGTCACGACATTCTAAGGGACTTCAGATTTTGGGGCAGACCCTCAAGGCGAGCATGCGGGAGCTCGGATTACtcatctttttccttttcattggAGTTATTCTCTTCTCCAGCGCGGTTTACTTTGCAGAAGCGGACGATCCATCGTCCAGTTTCACCAGCATCCCAGATGCGTTTTGGTGGGCTGTGGTCACCATGACCACGGTGGGATACGGGGACATGCATCCCGTGACCATTGGTGGGAAAATAGTGGGGTCGCTGTGCGCAATAGCAGGGGTGCTGACCATTGCCTTACCCGTGCCAGTGATTGTTtccaattttaattatttttaccaCAGGGAGACTGACGGAGAGGAGCAGCCTCACTACATGAATGTAGGGAGCTGTGAGCACCTCCCCTCAGAGGAGCTGATGAGGTCGTGTAGCTCCTCATCCCTCAGCAAGTCTGAGTACATGGTGACGGAGGAGGGCATCACCAGTGCGTTCAAGCCCCCCAACTTCACCACGGAGAACAACCAGAATTGCGTGAACATCAAGAAAATCTTCACGGACGTGTAA